The following are encoded together in the Thalassomonas haliotis genome:
- the ggt gene encoding gamma-glutamyltransferase — MYKRIITFVSLICLSSAIATTFSTSAFAIKQQAGVAMPDSYSADVAASILSKGGNAVDAAIAAQFVLAVTLPEAGNIGGGGFMLVHTDKQDDFIDYREVAPLKGHRDMYLDDKGEVIKHKSVYGVFSAGVPGTVAGMWLAHQKYGSLPWKSLLQPAVLLAQKGFVVHPKLADNVGWYLDHLQKKEIKVNFAEFFGAIKAGEVFKQPALALSLQRIRDEGADGFYKGKTADIIVDFMKQQGGLISHQDLAQYQAVSRKPISQSWQGYQVLTSPPPSSGGIAILQWLKMYQQVAARDKDQAPLAHNSKEYVHLLAEIGKRVFADRADYLGDPDFYPVPVNQLLDEDYLKKRAGDVDLLAISSTEKVEPGLYESEDTTHFSIVDQWGNAVANTTTINLTFGSGMVVPKAGFILNDEMDDFSAKPGVANAFGALGGKANEIQPKKRMLSSMTPTILLKNKQVALVTGSPGGTTIISSVYQSILNVTEYGMSADEAVNSPRFHHQLYPENVIRHHSGLKGEDKKALRQMGYTLDNRHFGDVHLIINNNGKLDAGSEAHGRGKALVLH, encoded by the coding sequence ATGTATAAAAGAATAATAACCTTCGTTTCCCTGATTTGTCTTTCCTCGGCAATTGCAACGACATTTTCCACCTCGGCCTTTGCCATTAAACAGCAGGCGGGGGTTGCCATGCCCGACAGCTACAGTGCAGATGTCGCTGCGAGCATCTTGAGCAAGGGCGGCAATGCCGTAGATGCCGCCATTGCCGCCCAGTTCGTGTTAGCCGTGACGTTACCCGAAGCGGGCAATATCGGTGGCGGCGGTTTTATGCTGGTACATACCGATAAGCAAGACGATTTTATCGATTACCGGGAAGTTGCGCCGTTAAAAGGCCACCGGGATATGTACCTGGATGACAAAGGTGAGGTCATCAAGCATAAATCTGTCTATGGCGTGTTCTCCGCCGGCGTGCCGGGCACTGTTGCCGGCATGTGGCTGGCTCACCAAAAATACGGCTCGCTGCCGTGGAAATCCCTGCTGCAACCGGCGGTTTTATTGGCGCAAAAGGGCTTTGTTGTCCACCCTAAGCTCGCAGATAATGTCGGCTGGTATCTGGATCATTTGCAAAAGAAAGAGATCAAAGTGAATTTTGCCGAGTTTTTCGGTGCTATCAAAGCGGGAGAGGTGTTTAAACAGCCGGCGCTGGCTTTGTCGCTGCAACGTATCCGTGATGAGGGCGCCGACGGTTTTTATAAGGGAAAAACCGCCGATATTATCGTTGATTTTATGAAGCAGCAGGGCGGTTTGATCTCCCACCAGGATCTGGCCCAGTACCAGGCGGTATCGCGCAAGCCCATCAGCCAGTCGTGGCAGGGCTACCAGGTCTTGACCTCGCCGCCGCCAAGCTCGGGGGGCATCGCTATTTTGCAGTGGCTGAAAATGTATCAGCAAGTGGCCGCAAGGGATAAAGACCAAGCGCCGTTAGCCCATAACTCCAAAGAATATGTCCATTTGCTGGCGGAAATCGGTAAGCGGGTTTTTGCCGATCGCGCCGACTATTTAGGAGATCCCGACTTTTATCCGGTGCCGGTTAACCAGCTGCTTGATGAGGATTACCTGAAAAAACGCGCCGGGGATGTCGATCTGCTGGCCATTTCTAGCACTGAAAAGGTCGAACCTGGCTTATATGAAAGTGAAGATACCACGCATTTCTCTATCGTCGATCAATGGGGCAATGCCGTAGCCAATACCACTACCATAAACCTGACGTTTGGCAGCGGCATGGTGGTACCAAAGGCCGGTTTTATCCTTAATGATGAAATGGACGACTTTAGCGCCAAACCCGGCGTTGCCAATGCCTTTGGCGCCCTGGGCGGTAAGGCCAATGAAATTCAGCCGAAAAAACGCATGTTGTCTTCGATGACGCCGACCATCCTACTTAAAAACAAGCAAGTGGCGTTGGTGACCGGCTCTCCCGGCGGCACCACTATTATCAGCTCGGTTTACCAGTCGATTCTTAATGTGACCGAATATGGCATGAGCGCCGATGAAGCGGTTAACAGTCCCAGGTTCCATCACCAGTTGTATCCGGAAAACGTTATCCGCCATCACAGCGGGCTAAAAGGCGAGGATAAAAAAGCCTTGCGGCAAATGGGTTATACCCTGGATAACCGGCATTTTGGCGATGTTCATCTTATTATCAATAATAACGGTAAGTTAGATGCCGGCTCAGAGGCCCATGGCCGGGGTAAGGCGCTGGTTTTGCATTAG
- a CDS encoding monovalent cation:proton antiporter family protein — MTGLLDILAILTCAVFIVWIFRHLKLPAILAYLVAGMLVGEHGLAWTQAEVDYEHFAELGIVFLLFTLGLEFSLPKLVAMRHLVLAVGSLQVGISLVLFMSLALLFGQSLSSAFVIGGILALSSTAIVIRQLSESGATKRKSGQLAVAVLLFQDVAVVPLLIITPMLTQEGESSMMLALIIALFKGVFVVGLLWFIGKWLLPRVFNLVAQVRTDELFVLTTLLVTLLASALTQWFGLSMALGAFLAGMMLGESQYKHQLEADIRPYRDILLGLFFVTVGMKLDIRVLLSEPVLIVGLMLSFMVIKVLVVRFLAVRAGESVKDAWAGGIMLSQMGEFGFVLIALASQMSLLSVEVASALLGSGVISMAMTPYLINNARRWSVWLSHDRKIDTHELEHLEQEKELSDHVIICGFGRIGQTVSRFLKQEGIDFVAIDIDPLRVSTSREAGEKILFGSSRQAELLQAAHLDKAKLVVIAFGEDKQSIEVIQKVRSLSPKVPILVRTRNDDQLDQMQQAGANEVVPESLEGSLMLVSQVLSLSGVPFSRIIRRVQRERKNHYNHLHGFFQGEHTDMSSGAKGRIEFAHAILLTDDAYAIGHTLLSLNLPSRRVHIIALRRGEQEIEDPDEKTVLMAQDTLVLRGKPRRIERTERYLQKGE; from the coding sequence TTGACCGGTTTGCTTGATATTCTCGCGATCTTAACCTGTGCGGTATTTATTGTCTGGATTTTCAGACATCTGAAGCTGCCAGCGATTCTGGCCTACCTGGTGGCGGGTATGCTGGTGGGAGAGCACGGCCTGGCCTGGACCCAGGCCGAGGTAGATTATGAGCATTTCGCCGAACTGGGCATAGTGTTTCTGTTGTTTACCTTGGGACTGGAGTTTTCTTTGCCTAAACTGGTGGCCATGCGTCATCTGGTGCTGGCGGTGGGCAGTTTGCAGGTGGGGATCTCCCTGGTGCTCTTTATGTCGCTGGCCCTGTTATTCGGTCAAAGCCTGAGCAGCGCTTTTGTTATTGGCGGTATTCTGGCGCTATCTTCCACGGCGATCGTCATTCGCCAGCTCAGTGAAAGCGGCGCCACCAAAAGAAAGTCCGGCCAGCTGGCCGTGGCGGTATTACTGTTTCAGGATGTCGCCGTGGTGCCTTTATTGATCATCACCCCTATGCTGACCCAGGAAGGGGAGTCTTCGATGATGCTTGCCCTGATCATTGCCTTATTCAAAGGGGTGTTTGTGGTCGGCCTATTATGGTTTATCGGCAAATGGCTGCTGCCCAGGGTCTTTAACCTGGTGGCCCAGGTGAGAACCGATGAGCTTTTTGTTTTGACCACCTTACTGGTGACCTTGCTGGCATCGGCCCTGACCCAGTGGTTCGGCCTGTCGATGGCTTTAGGGGCTTTTCTGGCGGGTATGATGCTGGGAGAGAGCCAATATAAACATCAGCTGGAGGCAGACATCCGTCCCTACCGGGATATTTTACTGGGTTTGTTCTTTGTTACCGTCGGCATGAAACTCGATATCAGGGTTCTGCTCTCTGAGCCGGTATTGATTGTTGGTTTAATGCTCTCCTTTATGGTGATCAAGGTGCTGGTGGTGCGCTTTTTGGCGGTGCGGGCGGGAGAGTCGGTAAAAGATGCCTGGGCGGGGGGCATTATGTTATCCCAGATGGGAGAGTTCGGCTTTGTGCTCATTGCCCTGGCAAGCCAGATGTCGCTGTTGTCGGTGGAAGTCGCCTCGGCTTTACTGGGCTCGGGGGTTATTTCCATGGCGATGACGCCTTATCTGATCAATAACGCCCGGCGCTGGTCGGTATGGCTGAGTCACGACCGGAAAATCGATACCCATGAACTTGAGCATTTAGAGCAGGAAAAAGAACTCAGTGACCATGTCATTATTTGCGGTTTCGGCCGCATAGGGCAAACCGTCAGCCGTTTTTTAAAACAGGAAGGCATAGACTTTGTTGCCATAGATATCGATCCTTTGCGGGTCAGCACTTCAAGGGAAGCCGGCGAAAAAATACTTTTTGGCTCTTCCCGGCAAGCCGAGCTGTTGCAAGCCGCGCACTTGGATAAGGCAAAATTGGTGGTGATTGCTTTTGGTGAAGACAAGCAGTCGATTGAGGTGATCCAGAAGGTGCGCTCGCTCTCGCCCAAGGTGCCTATCCTGGTCAGAACCCGAAACGACGATCAGCTGGATCAGATGCAGCAGGCGGGCGCCAATGAAGTGGTGCCGGAAAGCCTGGAAGGCAGCCTGATGCTGGTATCCCAGGTATTGTCCTTATCCGGGGTGCCTTTTTCCCGTATTATCCGCCGGGTGCAAAGAGAGCGTAAAAACCACTATAACCACCTGCATGGTTTTTTTCAGGGAGAGCACACGGATATGAGCTCAGGGGCCAAAGGCAGAATTGAATTTGCCCATGCCATTCTGCTCACAGACGATGCCTACGCCATAGGCCATACCTTGTTGTCCTTAAACCTGCCAAGCCGCCGGGTGCATATTATTGCCCTGCGCCGGGGAGAGCAGGAAATTGAAGATCCCGATGAAAAAACCGTACTGATGGCGCAGGACACCCTGGTTTTACGGGGCAAACCAAGAAGGATAGAGCGCACCGAGCGTTATTTACAAAAAGGTGAGTAG
- a CDS encoding alanine/glycine:cation symporter family protein, protein MIEAWLGTINGYLWGSILIYLLTACGLWFTWRLRGIQFRHFFHMFSLLASSRKANSGSGDETAAAKVSSPQGISSFQALCTTLAARVGTGNLMGVAVAISLGGAGAVFWMWLIALLGMATAFAESALGQLYKEKDGNNAFRGGPAYYMRKGLKSPVLAVTFSLCLFFGYGFVFSSVQANSITSAFYGSFGVPPITTGIIITIFAALVILGGLRNIARFAELTVPFMGIAYLLVSIGIVLINLEAIPGIITDIFASAFGLKEAGSGLVGAAIVQGIKRGLYSNEAGMGSSPNAAAAAIPYPPHPVSQGYIQMLAVFFDTLVICSCTAFVILLTPVQGENVQGILLTQQAFASQVGAWGSDFITVAILLFGFTSIVANFAYADNNLKYLKLDHVAGHWFLRIGFLAMLVFGSVATLPQVIAMADLATGLMTVVNVVALFLLSKVVLVITQDYHRQLQQKKIPNYRASKEQQLGFNLTEKIWSD, encoded by the coding sequence GTGATAGAAGCCTGGCTGGGGACGATAAATGGTTATTTATGGGGCAGCATTTTAATTTATTTGCTGACCGCCTGCGGCCTGTGGTTTACCTGGCGCCTTAGGGGCATACAGTTTCGGCACTTTTTCCATATGTTTTCCCTGCTGGCCTCAAGCAGGAAAGCCAATTCAGGCTCTGGCGATGAAACGGCAGCGGCGAAAGTATCCTCACCCCAGGGAATTTCTTCGTTCCAGGCACTGTGTACTACGCTTGCAGCAAGGGTCGGCACAGGTAACCTTATGGGGGTGGCGGTGGCTATCTCCCTGGGCGGGGCTGGTGCCGTATTCTGGATGTGGCTGATAGCCTTGTTGGGGATGGCCACCGCTTTTGCCGAAAGCGCACTGGGGCAGCTTTATAAAGAAAAAGACGGCAATAACGCTTTTCGCGGCGGCCCGGCGTATTATATGCGCAAAGGCTTAAAAAGCCCGGTGCTGGCGGTTACTTTCTCTTTATGTCTGTTTTTTGGCTACGGCTTTGTTTTTAGCTCGGTACAGGCCAATTCCATCACCAGTGCTTTTTATGGCTCCTTTGGGGTCCCGCCGATCACTACCGGCATTATTATTACTATTTTTGCTGCGCTGGTGATCCTTGGCGGGTTGCGAAATATCGCCCGTTTTGCCGAACTTACCGTGCCTTTTATGGGCATTGCCTATCTTTTGGTGTCTATTGGTATTGTGCTGATCAACTTAGAGGCGATTCCGGGGATCATCACGGATATTTTTGCTTCGGCCTTTGGTCTTAAAGAAGCGGGCTCAGGCCTGGTGGGAGCGGCGATAGTGCAGGGGATAAAACGCGGCCTTTATTCCAATGAAGCGGGTATGGGCAGTTCCCCCAATGCCGCGGCGGCGGCCATTCCTTATCCGCCCCATCCGGTGTCCCAGGGCTATATCCAGATGCTGGCGGTCTTTTTCGATACCCTGGTGATCTGCTCCTGTACCGCCTTTGTCATATTGCTTACCCCGGTGCAGGGGGAGAATGTCCAGGGCATTTTATTAACCCAGCAGGCATTTGCCAGCCAGGTTGGCGCCTGGGGCAGTGATTTTATCACGGTGGCGATCTTGCTGTTTGGTTTTACGTCTATCGTGGCTAACTTTGCCTACGCCGATAACAACCTGAAATATTTAAAGCTGGATCATGTGGCCGGCCACTGGTTTTTAAGGATCGGTTTTTTGGCTATGCTGGTTTTTGGCTCAGTGGCGACTTTGCCGCAGGTGATTGCCATGGCAGATTTAGCCACCGGGCTGATGACGGTGGTCAATGTTGTGGCGCTGTTTTTATTGTCTAAAGTGGTACTGGTGATCACCCAGGATTACCACAGGCAATTGCAGCAGAAAAAAATCCCTAATTATCGGGCGAGCAAAGAGCAACAGCTGGGCTTTAATTTGACAGAAAAGATCTGGTCGGATTGA
- a CDS encoding DEAD/DEAH box helicase has product MSVDAIGLSAELLKAVKACGYKNLTPVQQQAIPVIRTGVDLLASAQTGTGKTAAFSLPILDALAKKGKNSEVTGTPTVKALILTPTRELAMQVADNIASYSEFLALTSGVIYGGVNMPGQTQMLKNGVDILVATPGRLLEHVSLRNVDLSHVKYLVMDEADRMLDMGFLTDIEKLLTHIKQKHQTLMFSATFSNKVKTLAKQILTTPKTLEISRQNSTSGKVKQSVYWVSEQRKRELLSELIGVNNWQQVLVFAGTRESANVLAKELKLDGIKTAVCHGDKSQGSRNQALEKFTNGSIRVLVATDVAARGLDIADLPYVVNFHLPFLAEDYVHRIGRTGRAGKAGTAISLVSPKDEKFLGNIEALIGRQFERIIVPGYELDRPLPLQYGEEAGQVPDKNRYQKTRDKNREIARKNTGEKTPGGKGGVKPGGKKAVRGKKAVGKKLSKKAIAGNQRAAEKRRG; this is encoded by the coding sequence ATGAGTGTTGATGCAATTGGTTTATCTGCAGAGTTATTAAAGGCGGTAAAAGCCTGTGGTTATAAAAATTTAACACCTGTCCAGCAACAGGCGATCCCTGTGATCCGTACCGGCGTAGACCTGCTTGCCAGCGCGCAAACCGGTACCGGGAAAACCGCCGCTTTTTCCCTGCCTATTCTCGATGCCTTGGCCAAAAAGGGCAAAAATAGCGAAGTGACCGGAACGCCTACGGTCAAAGCCCTGATCTTAACGCCAACCCGGGAGCTGGCGATGCAGGTGGCGGATAATATTGCCAGCTACAGTGAGTTTTTAGCGCTGACCTCGGGAGTGATATACGGCGGCGTCAATATGCCGGGACAAACCCAGATGCTGAAAAACGGTGTTGATATTTTAGTCGCAACCCCGGGACGGTTATTAGAGCATGTCAGTTTAAGAAATGTCGATCTCAGCCATGTGAAATACCTGGTGATGGATGAAGCAGACCGCATGCTGGATATGGGCTTTTTAACCGATATTGAAAAATTGCTTACCCATATCAAACAAAAACATCAAACCCTGATGTTTTCGGCAACTTTTTCCAATAAAGTGAAAACCCTGGCCAAGCAGATTTTAACCACGCCGAAAACGCTGGAAATTTCCCGGCAAAACTCAACGTCCGGCAAGGTGAAACAGTCGGTTTATTGGGTGTCTGAGCAGCGTAAGCGCGAACTGTTATCTGAGCTTATTGGCGTGAATAACTGGCAGCAGGTACTGGTCTTTGCCGGTACCCGGGAAAGCGCCAATGTGCTGGCGAAAGAGCTGAAACTTGACGGTATTAAAACCGCGGTCTGTCACGGTGACAAATCCCAGGGTTCAAGAAACCAGGCGCTGGAGAAATTTACCAACGGCAGTATCCGGGTATTGGTGGCTACGGATGTTGCCGCCCGTGGTCTTGATATTGCGGATTTGCCTTATGTAGTTAACTTCCACCTGCCGTTTTTGGCGGAAGATTATGTGCACCGCATCGGCCGCACCGGCCGGGCGGGTAAAGCGGGTACGGCTATTTCCCTGGTGAGTCCGAAAGATGAAAAATTCTTAGGCAATATCGAAGCACTTATCGGTCGCCAGTTTGAACGCATTATTGTACCGGGATATGAGTTGGATCGTCCGCTGCCGCTACAATACGGTGAAGAAGCAGGCCAGGTGCCGGATAAAAACCGCTATCAGAAAACCCGCGATAAAAACCGGGAAATCGCCCGCAAAAATACCGGTGAGAAAACGCCGGGCGGTAAAGGCGGCGTTAAACCTGGTGGTAAAAAAGCCGTTCGCGGGAAAAAAGCCGTCGGTAAAAAATTAAGTAAAAAAGCCATTGCCGGCAATCAAAGAGCTGCCGAAAAAAGACGCGGCTAA
- a CDS encoding GGDEF domain-containing protein encodes MQTINILENRYSPFNAFKVFDSSSFENKKRGAELLEQLQVTLDLEKLLNIFAIEAAKYVDFSGLYFKHGSIRKAIRGSRTARNERQFELKLNNEFIGMLTYAVNTPVSHSSSKILNQLHQYLLYPMRNAIEYHRAMQLAMQDGLTGLGNRRYFDEQLRRAMHHANRHRSHVGLVVCDLNKFKAVNDTHGHAVGDQVLVHFADALRASIRDSDSLFRFGGDEFAVLVENAGEQALTVIKHRINQASAHDALLAKYQVTCSLGTSFMNRADNEQSLFERADQALYHEKMATPHHLSLVEA; translated from the coding sequence ATGCAAACTATAAATATCCTCGAAAATCGTTATTCACCATTCAATGCTTTTAAAGTCTTTGATTCTTCCTCGTTTGAAAATAAAAAACGAGGCGCAGAGCTATTAGAACAGCTGCAGGTCACTTTAGACCTGGAGAAGCTGCTAAATATATTTGCAATAGAGGCTGCGAAATATGTCGATTTTTCAGGTCTTTATTTTAAACATGGTAGCATAAGAAAAGCGATACGTGGTAGTCGTACCGCCAGGAATGAGCGCCAGTTTGAATTAAAACTCAATAATGAGTTTATCGGCATGCTGACCTATGCGGTAAATACCCCTGTCAGCCACAGTAGCAGCAAAATATTAAATCAGCTACATCAATACCTGTTGTACCCGATGCGCAATGCCATTGAATATCACAGGGCGATGCAACTTGCGATGCAGGATGGTTTAACCGGCCTGGGTAACCGCAGATATTTTGACGAACAGTTAAGAAGGGCCATGCACCACGCCAACCGCCATCGTTCCCATGTTGGCCTGGTGGTGTGCGACCTCAACAAATTCAAAGCCGTCAACGATACCCATGGCCATGCTGTCGGCGACCAAGTGCTGGTACATTTTGCCGATGCATTGCGGGCCAGTATCCGCGACTCCGACAGCTTGTTCCGCTTCGGCGGCGATGAATTTGCCGTGCTGGTAGAAAACGCCGGTGAGCAGGCATTAACCGTGATCAAGCACAGAATAAACCAGGCAAGCGCCCATGATGCCTTGCTGGCAAAATATCAGGTAACTTGCAGTTTAGGCACCAGCTTTATGAACCGTGCCGACAACGAACAAAGTTTATTTGAGCGGGCAGATCAGGCTCTTTACCATGAAAAAATGGCAACGCCACATCACCTGAGTCTGGTAGAAGCTTAA
- the pntB gene encoding Re/Si-specific NAD(P)(+) transhydrogenase subunit beta codes for MEVSLGLISAAYVIAALLFIFSLAGLSKQESAESGNWYGVIGMIIALAATIVDERVSNIHIIVGTMIVGSLIGLRLAKKVEMTEMPELVAILHSFVGLAAVLVGYNSYFEMQHGPGLNLTAEQQMATNIHLVEVFLGVFIGAVTFTGSVVAFGKLRGVINSAALMLPHRHKMNLLAGIASIVLMVIFVQQGGSNVHLYIMTGIALVFGWHLVASIGGADMPVVVSMLNSYSGWAAAAAGFMLSNDLLIVTGALVGSSGAILSYIMCKAMNRSFISVIAGGFGTDVKIDSETDYGDHVEIQAEAVAELLSGAKSVIITPGYGMAVAQAQYPVYEMTQQLKAKGVDVRFGIHPVAGRLPGHMNVLLAEAKVPYDIVLGMDEINDDFSDTDVVLVIGANDTVNPAAAEDPSSPIAGMPVLEVWNAKNVIVFKRSMNTGYAGVQNPLFFKDNTQMLFGDAKESVEMIFKAM; via the coding sequence ATGGAAGTTTCTTTAGGTTTGATTTCGGCCGCTTATGTTATTGCCGCTTTGCTTTTTATTTTCAGTTTAGCGGGCCTGAGTAAGCAGGAGTCCGCCGAGTCGGGTAACTGGTACGGGGTGATAGGTATGATCATTGCCCTGGCGGCGACGATTGTTGATGAGCGAGTGTCAAATATCCATATTATCGTCGGTACTATGATAGTCGGTAGCCTGATAGGGTTACGCCTGGCTAAAAAGGTGGAAATGACAGAAATGCCCGAGCTGGTGGCGATATTACACAGCTTTGTCGGTTTAGCCGCGGTCTTGGTGGGTTATAACAGCTATTTTGAGATGCAGCATGGCCCGGGCCTGAACCTGACGGCAGAGCAGCAGATGGCAACCAATATTCATCTGGTTGAGGTGTTTTTAGGTGTCTTTATCGGCGCGGTGACTTTTACCGGCTCTGTGGTCGCCTTTGGTAAATTAAGGGGGGTGATTAATTCGGCAGCCTTGATGTTACCCCACAGGCATAAAATGAACCTGCTTGCCGGTATTGCGTCAATCGTCTTGATGGTGATCTTTGTCCAGCAGGGCGGTAGCAATGTGCATCTTTATATTATGACCGGCATTGCCCTGGTATTTGGCTGGCACTTGGTGGCCTCTATTGGCGGCGCAGATATGCCTGTGGTGGTCTCTATGCTGAACTCTTATTCGGGCTGGGCAGCCGCGGCAGCCGGTTTTATGCTCAGTAACGACTTGCTGATTGTCACCGGCGCCCTGGTAGGCTCATCGGGGGCTATCCTGTCTTATATCATGTGTAAGGCCATGAACCGCTCTTTTATCAGCGTTATTGCCGGCGGTTTCGGTACCGATGTCAAAATTGACAGCGAAACGGACTATGGTGACCATGTGGAAATACAGGCAGAAGCGGTCGCGGAGTTACTTTCCGGTGCCAAGTCAGTCATTATTACCCCGGGTTATGGGATGGCGGTGGCTCAGGCGCAATATCCTGTTTATGAAATGACCCAGCAGTTAAAAGCCAAAGGAGTGGATGTGCGTTTTGGCATACATCCGGTGGCGGGACGTTTGCCCGGACATATGAATGTATTGCTGGCGGAAGCGAAAGTGCCTTATGACATTGTCCTGGGCATGGATGAGATCAATGATGACTTTTCCGATACCGACGTGGTCCTGGTTATCGGCGCCAACGATACCGTTAATCCGGCAGCGGCAGAAGATCCCTCCAGTCCGATTGCCGGCATGCCTGTGCTGGAAGTGTGGAATGCGAAAAATGTCATTGTCTTTAAGCGCTCCATGAATACCGGTTACGCCGGGGTGCAAAATCCCTTGTTCTTTAAGGACAATACCCAGATGTTATTTGGCGACGCCAAAGAATCGGTGGAGATGATTTTCAAGGCAATGTAG